AATATATCATGCTTGCGCTCGTAATTCGAGACAGTTTCTAAATCATTCTCTCACAGTAACAGTAGCACCGTTATCTTCAACTCTCCTAATCTGCTTTTCACTTCTGTAAGTATTCCAAAATTCAGCTCTTTTTTTAATACTATCAGCACAAATTTAATTTGGAATAACAGGTTCTGTGGTTTTGTGATTGGATTATATGATCATTGACTTATCTATCAGCTATTCTGCTTTAGCTTTTTAACTACTTGATTGGATATGGTTTAGGTTTTGGAATTTGTGCATCTTCTTCTTTTGGTGATTTTTGACGGAAGGTTGGAGATTTTTGTATATGTATATCTCTTCTTGTATGTATTTTCAGTAACTAGATGTTGATTGCTCAAATTGAATGTTAAGAACTTGTGTATAAGCTTTACACATGCACATGTTGCTTAATtatggagagagagagagttttaaTTTGCTGGCAAACAGTTAGAAATAGAGGGATGAAATATCAATTTTGTTATAATATGTTGAAGTGTTTTAGCAGTTTGGAGATGTTTTAAAGTAGTGGAGATTCTAATTTTTTGTTTTGCAGGTATAAATATGCATTTTTTTTTACAGGACAAAGTATTTGCCTTGAGACTTCTGTTTTTGATATTTGTCGACTTGCTAGTAGCATGACTATGACTGTAAAGCATCAATGGATAACTAGCGAGTAGCGACTGGATAGGTTCAAAATATTGCAAAATGAGAAGTATTGAAAATTCTTTATTACCttccttttttttccttaaaaatatttgatttttgaaTGTGTTTCATGCTTTATGAGCTCCTAAGCTCCAATCTCTACTCACTTTGCCATTTCCACTCTCTTTCTCTCTGATTAATGTGAAGTGTGTTGAATCCAATTGCAAAAGATGGCAAATATTGCGAAAGGGGAGGAAAATACTCCTCGTGGAAATGAGTGGGAAGTTGTAACGCTTACACAGTCAGTATATGCTGCTGCCCCTGGACCAAAACAAGTCGACCTTGTCGATGATAATAGTGCAGAGTATGTAGCTGAAAGTTCTGATCCAATGTTTATGTCGGGGCACTTTGTCCTTCCACAAAATCAGCACGAGGATTCGGCTTTTCAACCAGATAACGATGAGATTCTTAACGGGCAGGGTGGAAAAGATGCTTCTCCTGAATTTGTTGCTGACAAAGGGGTTAATTCAGATACATATGAAGAGAGTACAAAAACTAAAGTACTGAGCACAATGGAATTTCCTGGAGATCAAATATTTGATGAAAAGGGTAGCATTTTATCCGCATGTGGTGCAGAATTTGAAGAAGATGCAGTCTTGCAGGGGCTAGGTTTGGTGGACAAAGAGCAGAATTTCTTTGATGCCACTACTTATAGTTCTTTCCATAGTGAAGAACCCATGTGTGGGTCAGCATCAACAGAGGAAAGCAATATTGTTGCAGAACCAGTTGAACCCTTTCACCAGGGTATAGATTCAGGCATGTCAAATTTTCCAAAGGCTAAAGATGAGGATAACTATGATGCAGAAAATCTTCCTTGTCAAGCGTGGTGGAAAAGGCGGGCTGTTTCACTTATTGCCCATGCAAAAGATGCAAATGCATTCTGGTCCGTTTTCATTGCTGCAGCTGTTATGGGCCTTGTGGTTATTGGTCAGAGATGGCAGCTTGAAAGGTGGCAGGTAGTGCAAATGAAGTGGCAGTTTGGAGGCAATGATGAGGTAAGTTTATTGCTATTCTACTTGAGGTAGTTTAAACTGCTGTCTTCACTGAGTTGATCATGTCCTACCTTGGTCCTGTCATTGTTAGTGAGTTTTTTAATCAATTAGCTGAATCATGTTGAAGTGATTGATTACTTAACTTTTGCCTTGATTCTTTTGATTGTAACTTCCTGAAAAGGAGGTGATTACATGATTTTAGTACTTCCTAATTTTTGCTAGTCAGAGGGAAATGTCAGGTAAATACTAGCAAATCAGATATTCCAATGGAGATAAGGATTCGAGAGACACAGGATTATACTCCAATTTGCTGGATTTAAATAAGGTCGTTTCAGGTTGGTTGCATGCCCGTTGTCGTACTTAGCAGACCTCCAATGTCTTCTTTAGCTTTCCTTCGTCCTCCCTCTCATTGCTCtaattcttttttccttttatcGGTCCAGATTCCATTTCATTCATTTTGAACAATACCCTTTTGTTTCTTCCTAAGTTGATCATCTTTTCTTTTACTGCTTGAATCCGTTGTTATCGAGAGATTTCAATCTTTCAAATATCACTATTATTTGGTAATGCTGAAATATTTATTCTGCTTTACCTGGAAGCAGTGCATATTCGTGTTCCCAGGATACATGTGGGATATGTATTTTACTTTGTCAATTATTTTGACATGTCATTCACTAGTTGGATACACATTTATAAAGTGGGAATGGGAATGGAATGATATAAAGAAATTTCTTCCCCGGctatttgagtggtcttttaggAGGTGGAAGGGAGGATTCGATGATATTGAGGCGAGAGGCGTTTATGGTGAGTTTCTTGTATCAGAGTGAATCATCCAGAGATGCAATAAAAGGGAGATGTGAAAGAAAGTGGGAGACACCAAGGCTTCTAGAAGGTAGCTTGCTTTACTTGGTGCACGTAGGAGATGCAATGATAACAGTACGTAGTTCAAAGGAGAGGAGGGTTGTGGTGAGTTGGTATAGCTTGTGGCGGGAGTGGGGGAATACACAGACCATAGCCTAATACAATGCAAATACACCGCTCAATTTTGGCAGTAGATTTTTCTTATTGAGCTTGTTTCCCTCAGTATTTCGGCTGTCCTTTGAGTTCTACAACAAAATTTTAGTTTCGCAACTTATGAGTGGAAGTTATTTTGCGTCCCTTAGCAGCCTTAACTTTTTCTTCTTAAGTTGACTAAGGCAGGCTATTTTAAAAGAGAGGGCCCAACAAATAGGATTGGGTCTTGGAGGGGCTGATGGTATGAGAAAGCTTTCACTGTGCTTCTTTCTGATCTAGTCGACAACATGTAGATAAGACAGAGTGCTTAAAAATTAACTCGTAAACTAGACAGATTGAATACCTCTAAAGAGTTTAATGATCCTTTCTGTGGGgttaaaatatttgaagaaagatTGCAGCCAAATAGTACCTATGAGAGCCTAGTCTTTATAGCATTAGATGAGATGGCCTAACAGTGAGAAACATAAGCTGAATTAATGAGGTTATACACGTGGATGATTTATGGGGTTTAAGATTCTCTTAAACCATATTACCGTATTTCATATTTGCCGCTAATATTTCATCCTGCGATAAATTGCATTTTTGGATTCACCTACTTGCTTTCTACACATTGACAGAGAATGGGCAAAACTATTATTAGTCCCATATCCCGACTGAAAGATGTGATGATTGGGAGCGATCGCCGTGGTTCCTTTATCCGCGGGAGTGCATCAACGCAACGttaagatgatgatgatgaccaAAATGAGTTCTTCCCTGTGCAGTACATGTGCTAGGTTTGCTTTTCAGTGTacctaatttttttattttttattttgcttttgACCGAGTCTAATGAGTTCAGTGTTGTTAGTGATGGGATTGTAATGATGGGATCTATGAGCAATAACTATAATTTATAACCATTAGAAAGTGAGATAAAGAACATGAAGTGTTGGATACTAAAGAGTAGCttttttttatttggctaaaGGTGATATCCGGATCCCATATGTGTGCAACTCGACTATTTCATCGGCTAAATCCTACTTCTCACTAGCACAAGTACTAAGTGACTGCCCACAGATATTAGGCGGATAATAAGGAATCACTCAGTATTTTTTTAGATTAAAGAGCAGCTTTTTACTTGACGTGGTAATATATTGCCTCGAGTTGCCTTTGTTAAGGAGCACATTACCTCACAATGTCGAATTTTCCGAATTCGAATTTAGTCAGGTTCCAATGCAAATACCGAATACCGGGGAACCAAAAAATAACAATATGTTGTTTCAGAGGCTACAATTCAAACTGCCTTAGCAACCTTGGACAACATGAGGACATTATTAACATCATACACATTATTATTCAGGTACTCGGGGTAATAATGTGGGTTATTGTTGTCGTTGTCAGGTAATAATCTAAAGTGAGCAgaagtaggggtgttcatggtacGGTATGGTATGGCTTTGAAAATTTCAACGGTAATTTCAGtttttgatttttaaaaataCTATACCATTGTTAGACCAACTTAATTTGGTATGGTTTGGTATTTTTAAGTTGGATTTTGGTAATATATGGTATGGTAAGTTGGTAACCACGATTTGTTCGACTTCAACTTACATATAATAGAGAATTATAGTGCACAGAAATGCTAATGGAAAAAGgtaaatgttagaaaaactaaaaaCTTCATTTGACAACATCATAAACAATTACAGCTTGAGATGATGGTGATTATCAGCTACTTAAATTTACCGATTTGAGTTGAAATGTTGAATACACTTTTAAGATACATCCAATATCAGATtaacaccttaaatacacatacAGAAATATTCAAGAAAAGCAAAAGCAATTCCCTTCTTCGTTAATCAATTATCACATGAAGGATATATTTCAATTAAGATAAGCAACTTCTTCGAGTGTAACAACAAGCTATTCATGTAATTAACAAAAAACAAAGCAAGATGATTTTGGCCTTTTAAAATCAAATATATAGTTATATTAGAAGTCTttaatatcatctttaaatttggaATTTTAGGCCCTTTATTAATCTATATTTAAATTAATTGAattgttattatttatataataCTCCCTCTGCTAAAAAAGAATTAACATATTACTATTTAGGGGGTCAAATAAGATTTTCTTTGATCATATTTTTgcatttagggtgtgtttggtatgaaggagaATGTTTTTGTTGGGATTAAAAGattggtgaatggaaaatggagggaagaaagtggagggaaagtgagctccattttgctttggaaagagcaaAGTGTCCGTcattggtggtggaaagaaaaataaatgtGCTTATACTGAGAAAGCACTTAtcttggtgttaaatgggttggaaagaaagtaagtctcgcgccgtcgtcgtcgctcggattcggattcggatcaattgattgattaatctttttggacaaaatttctttcaattatttaattaattaacgaaaattcaatccggaataacccaggaCCCGCGACACGACCCGGTCCGGTTCttttccggattattttaaatcctttTTCCCGGAATATTTCAAACGTGAAATGTTCCCACCTGTTCCAACAGTCacggctgtttctgaaaggttgcaaagcTTTTCAGAAAAAATGCtagaaaatggctataaatatgccttgatcTTAGAATCATTCCTTACGAAAATTTTctcagcttcttcttcttcttttgcacAAAACTTTCCGGTGTGTTTTACAACCATTAAGTGGTTCGAAGTTCATTGAaatttttggtaccaatacgctGGTGAATTAAATCattatcctgggaggataatattccaaaaCCTCTGGTACTttaggggaataatttccttaaggacacactgtgcattcagtgggtTCGATTTTTTTCGAAATATATTTTCAGATTCTGCttcgaaatatatatatatatatatatatatatatatatatatatatatatatattttctgctatactattttttttatgtttctGTTTTTCCTTGTTACGGAAATATTACTGTTTCTTTATATTATAGCATTATAGTttgactaacaatcttaaggaaattattaatATACTGTAATCTATATTCTgctttggagattaaaatctttgtgattttctactccgtCTGAACATTTCtatttctgatttgaagatatataaacttcatcggagtattaaaattcagaaacgatttgaagaacacaaaaacttcatcgttttatTGTGAAACAGTATATACAAAACTTCGGTTTTTGTTTATTCAACGTACTGTTTAGCATTTATTACAGTACTGTTTACTGTTCTATTTTCTGctattaattgaactcttctgttgtgaACAATGAGAAATGGTAATTGATAATAGAAATCCTTTtgcgactgttgcggcaacgacgatagcctcgtcaagccgaactATTGTACCACCGGCCGAGAAACCGGGAAAATTTTCTGAAGCCAACTTCAATGGATGGCAGCAAAGGTTATTTTTTTGGCTTACCACGCTTGGTATGCAGTAATTCACCAGTGAAGACCCTCCAGTGCATGCCGACGACATGCCGGACAATGAGAAatttatgattgttgaggcgtgtaAACATGCAGACTTTCTTTACAAAGGCTACATCCTAAGTGCTTTGGAGGATGCCAATGTCTACAGTGCTATGAAAACTTCGAAAGaggggacgcacttgagaagaagtacaagactgaagatgcatgcttaaAAAAGTTTGTGGTTgtcaagtttctagactataaaatgatagacaacaaaactgttggaacccaagttcaatagtttcaacttatttttcacgaccttattgctgaaggtatggtcgtgaatgaagcatttcaagtggatGCAattattgaaaaattgcctcattcgtggagagatttcaaaaactatcttaagcacaagcgcaaagaaatgaagttggaagatcttgtaattcgtctcaagattgaggaagacaacaaaacagccgagaagaagtctcgtagaaattcaacgattatgggagctaatatcgttgaggagactacTCCAAAAAGTACGAAGAGGAAGAGGTCTTTTGGACAGACTAAGgagaagaacaaaaagaaattcaagggcaactactacaattgtggaaaagctggtcacaaagccctagattgtcgtctcccgaaaaaggataagaaaaaggcacaggccaacatagtggagaagaatgatgacattaaTGATCTGTGTGCATtcctttcggaatgcaacctagttggaaatcggaaggagtggtggattgactctggagctaCTCGACATGTTTGTACTGTCAAAGAAGCATTtacgacttactctactgctggtcccaaATAAGaactttccatgggaaatactgcaacaaccaagatttaaggttatgggaagatattcccgaagatgacttccggcaaggtgttaatgctcaacaatgttcttcatgttcctactattaggaagaatttagcttctacttctttacttgttaagaatggattcaaatgtgtattggTATCTGaaaaagttgttgtaagcaagaaagaaatatatgttggaaagggctaccatacagagggccttttcaaacccaatgtaatggttgttgacagtattaataaaattttagcttcttcttatttattgaagtcaaataatttatggcatattcgtttaggacatgtaaattacaaaaccttgcggaagttaattaatttagaagtattgcccaaattcgagtgtaataaatcaaaatatcaaatatgtgttgaatctaagtttgtaaaatatccttataagtctgttaaaaggaattcaaatcctttagacttaattcatattGACATTTGTGATAttaagtcgacaccatctcgaggtgggaaaaagtattttataacttttattgacgattgtactcgatattgttacatttatttgcttaatagtaaggatgaagcaattgaagcatttaagcaatacaagaatgaagtgaagAATCAATTgaacaaaaagatcaaaatgattagaagtgacaagggtggagaatatgaatctccgtttgcataaatatatttggaatatggaattatccatcaaactactatcctctacacacctcaatccaatggagttgcggaaaggaaaaatcggacattaaaggaatgatgaattctttattaataagttctggattaccgcagagtttgtagGGGGAGGCTATCCTTATAGCTAAATGAATACTCAATAGAGTACCCCACatcaaaacgcaatctattccatatgaaaaatggaaaagaagaaaactcaacttgaaatatttcaaagtgtggggtgtTTAACAAAGGTACAAGTACatttacccaaaagggtaaaaatcAGACCAAAAATTAtggattgcgttttcattggatatgctacaaacaatAAAGCATGtcgtttttggttcataaatctgataatcccgaaattcatattaatacggtaattgaatcagataatgttgaattctttgaaagcatttatccgtataaaactgaatacgagtcgttaagtgaaagacctaaacgaccacgggaagaaccaaaggaaaatactccaagtaaagaagatccaaggcgtagtaaacgtcaaagaacatctacttcctttggatcagattttatgacattcttacttgaaaatgagcctcaaactttcaaagcagctatgtcatcttctgattcaacattttggaaagaggcagtcaatagtgagattcaatcaattttggataaccgtACATGAGAATTGGTTTAACTTCCTcgaggaaataagcctttaggttcgaaatggatctttaaacggaaaatgaaagttgatggcactattgacaaatataaggcaagacttgttgtcaaaggtatAGACAAAAGAAGGCcatgattactttgacacttactctcCAGGAAcaaggataacatctattagggtgttagtggcattGGCGGtcatgtatggtcttgaaatccatcaagtggatgttaaaacagctttcttaaatagAGAACTGGAGGAAAAGATTTACATGGAGCAACCTTAGGGTTTTGTGGTTccgggtaaagaaaagaaagtatgtaAACTTgctaagtcgctttatggacttaaacaaacacccaaacaatggcatgtcaaatttgaccaaacaatattggcaagtgggtttaaaatcaacgagtgtgacaaatgtgtttacattaaaaacactccaggtcatgaagtcattgtttgtttatatgttgatgccatattgataatgagcaaaaatatggcagatataaatgctactaagcgcatgttggctagcaaattcgacatgaaagacttagaagttgctgatgtgatcttaggaatcagaattcacaagactccataATTTTgggtatctgaaacatacccaaaattatgctCTATATTATAACAAATATTCCTcagtgatcgagggatatagtgatgcaaattggatcaccagatcatctgaagttaaatccacgagtggatatgttttcacaattagggatggagcagtgtcttggaagtcatccaaacaaacgtgcatcgcccgctctacaatggaatctgaattcatagctttagacaaggccggtgaagaagctgaatggctctggaatttcttggaagatattccattttggcccaaacctttggcacatatatgtatacattgtgatagtcaagcggcaataggcagggcagggagtgttatgtataacgaaaaatctcgtcacatatgacggagacacaataccgttagacaaatactctctagtggtgttatcactaTTGACTACGTAAattcaagagataacgtgtcagatccacttacaaaaggcctatctagagatgcagttgaaagatcatcaaaaggaatggggttaaggcctaggacaagtcatcatggcggtaactctacctcgcagactagagatcccaagagctaggttcaaagagatcaaacaaagttatgaatgatagttcaacattgtcaaataactcaacccattctcgtgatgaagacaatgttcaaaaatcagggtaaagcattaaggctttttgatgagtcaataaagcttaaagctttttaatgatttgttAAGTATGGTAGGAAATGTTCAGATAGTGtttctataggattacacgtttagaaatcacctatatgagtgtgaagtgtaagccgcttcaaggagaatgaAAGTAAAGGCACAGTCTCTAAGCACTTataaaaccaggcggtgttcatggctgaaacgaacacaaacgtgagaaccatagatggttatgggttgattgtgtgacttatgttgtctaggtatacaacaaagctcaacggttcaaagatatcaaatctacaaattgaccgagtatatccgatataagttcactacgaaaagttcaaagggaaacctacttatccagatgcaattaatccttgcatgtAAATCACGCAATCGACCGTGCATTTCTTTGTCTTAtagtcattccccattcatgtgtgGGATTGTTGGGATTAAAAGATTGGTGAATGGGAAATAAAGGGAAGAAAGTAGAGGGAAAGTGAGCTCACttttgctttggaaagagcaaAGTGTCCAACATTGGTGGTGAAAAGAAAagtgaatgtgcttatattgagaaagcacttctcttggtgttaaatgagttggaaagaaagtaagcctcgcgtcgtcgtcgctcgctcggctcgactTCGGCTGCGGCttcagattcggatttggatttggatttggtcaaagattgatgaTTAAtctttttgtacaaaatgtttttcaattatttaattaattacgAAAATTCAACACGGAATAACCCAGGACCCGCGACACGACCCGGTCCGGTTCTTTCacggattattttaaatcatttttCTCGGAATATTTCAAACGTGAAATGTTcccacctgttccaacagccatgggtatttctgaaaggttgcaaaccttttcagaaacaatgctagaaaatggctataaatatgccttgatccCAGAATCATTCCTTACGAAAATTTTctaagcttcttcttcttcttcttcttctgcacaaacgTTTCCAGTTTGTTTTACAACCATTAAGTGGTTCGAAGTTtatcagagtttttggtaccaatacgctAGTgagttaaattattttatcttgggaggataatatttcaaaatctcgggtacttgaggggaataatttccttaaggacacattgtgcattcagtgggctcgattttttttgaaatatatttTCAGAATCTGCTtctgattttatatatatatatatatatatatatatatatatatatatatactacttgtaacgacccagccgttcgttttgagaatttaagtctcgttcggcgacATAAAGCCCTGAgtaacttcatattatgtgtattgacttgcgggcgtggttgaattcggttatcggttgtttcagagtgatttgggacacttagtccctaaaacggaagcttaagtcttaggattttgaccgtagtcggaactatgtgaagacgacttcggaatggagtttcgccggttccattagctccgttgggtgattttggacttaagagcatgtccGAACTGtcaatccgaggtctgtagctgatttaggcttgaaatggcgaaaatcaaatttttggagatttggaccggaagtagACATTTTGATGTCGGgttcggaatgtgattccgagacttggaacagctctgttatgttatttgggacttgcctgaaaaatttgacgtcattccgggttgatttgataggtttcagcacgggttttagaagttgaaagatttgaaatttataagttcgattcatggtgcgattcgtagtttcgacattgtttgatgtgatttgagatctcgagcgggtccgtgttagggtatagaacttgttggtatatttggacggggtcccgaggtccCCGGGTGTTTTTCGGACGAGTTGCGGATGATTTATATAATTTTGGGGAGGTGTGAGTTCTGGTGttatggtcgcaggtgcgaagaatgagGCGCATGTGCGggaagagctggacttggcagtctccgcaggtgtggagaatttgtgcgcatcaacagactcgcacgtgcggagatggAAACGTAGATGCGAGAATTTGAGAGTTGGcatggggtcgcaggtgcgaggaagttccgcatctgcgatgcccgcatatGCGCAGAagactcgcaggtgcggaagctgtgGGAGTTAGTGACTTCTGCATGTGCGACTGGGTAGACCGCAGGTGCAGTAGGCGCAGGTACGAgaaatgatcgcaggtgcgaggatcgctgggcataAAGGAGTTGGAATCGAGGGTTATTTcatttttcactccatttttgattttgagctcgggagaaggcgattctttGAGCGATTTTCAGATgaatcttgtgggtaacgatttcttactcgaatttggttttattgcattaatctatagttgctttctccatttagtttcggatttttggagttgaaattggaaaaaaattggaagaacttcttcaataaagatttcgagttttgaaaggggatttgtggtcggatttgagtaattcttatatggttggactcgtgagtgaatgggtgtttatattttataatttttacccgatttcgagatgtgggcccgggtggactttttagggcaaatttcggaatgttttgttaaaatattgatttcattaattagatgagtctattatcgttgtattcatgatatgcaattgtgtttggttagatttggaccatttggattcggataattgaggaaagggcattcttacggactgtttgagcttggttcgaggtaagtatcttgcctaaccttgtgtgggggacttcctcttaggatttgagtcttctatgttgattgtagtccgtgtacacgaggtgacgagtgcgtgcacagacttatttgtggaaaattagccttttagggttcttaggtccttgaattcattgaatatgcagttgttcttgttatgattatatatctt
The DNA window shown above is from Nicotiana tomentosiformis chromosome 8, ASM39032v3, whole genome shotgun sequence and carries:
- the LOC104104375 gene encoding ATG8-interacting protein 1-like isoform X1: MANIAKGEENTPRGNEWEVVTLTQSVYAAAPGPKQVDLVDDNSAEYVAESSDPMFMSGHFVLPQNQHEDSAFQPDNDEILNGQGGKDASPEFVADKGVNSDTYEESTKTKVLSTMEFPGDQIFDEKGSILSACGAEFEEDAVLQGLGLVDKEQNFFDATTYSSFHSEEPMCGSASTEESNIVAEPVEPFHQGIDSGMSNFPKAKDEDNYDAENLPCQAWWKRRAVSLIAHAKDANAFWSVFIAAAVMGLVVIGQRWQLERWQVVQMKWQFGGNDERMGKTIISPISRLKDVMIGSDRRGSFIRGSASTQR
- the LOC104104375 gene encoding ATG8-interacting protein 1-like isoform X2 — encoded protein: MANIAKGEENTPRGNEWEVVTLTQSVYAAAPGPKQVDLVDDNSAEYVAESSDPMFMSGHFVLPQNQHEDSAFQPDNDEILNGQGGKDASPEFVADKGVNSDTYEESTKTKVLSTMEFPGDQIFDEKGSILSACGAEFEEDAVLQGLGLVDKEQNFFDATTYSSFHSEEPMCGSASTEESNIVAEPVEPFHQGIDSGMSNFPKAKDEDNYDAENLPCQAWWKRRAVSLIAHAKDANAFWSVFIAAAVMGLVVIGQRWQLERWQVVQMKWQFGGNDEVNTSKSDIPMEIRIRETQDYTPICWI